One Desulfolucanica intricata genomic region harbors:
- the nirJ2 gene encoding putative heme d1 biosynthesis radical SAM protein NirJ2 gives MLVSWNTTNACNMYCKHCYRDAGAAVEEELNTQEGKDLIDEIAKAGFKIMIFSGGEPLLRDDIFELVAHARSKGLRPVFGTNGTLITPEVARKLKAAGALGMGISLDSVDPDKHDQFRATPGAWEGAVRGMQNCRKAGLPFQIHTTVVDWNYNEVEALTDFTVRQGGVAHHIFFLVPTGRAVNIETETLKAEQYENLLHRIMKKQQEVDIELKPTCAPQFMRIARQMGLNLRFQRGCLAGTGYCIISPKGDVQPCAYLNIPLGNVRETPFSEIWKNNEVLKELRTLNYKGGCGTCEYKKVCGGCRARAYYYHDHDYMAEEPWCLYHGRKGY, from the coding sequence ATGCTTGTCTCTTGGAACACCACCAATGCCTGTAATATGTACTGTAAACACTGCTATCGCGATGCAGGGGCAGCAGTAGAGGAAGAGCTTAATACCCAAGAGGGTAAGGATTTAATTGATGAGATAGCCAAGGCAGGCTTTAAAATTATGATTTTCAGCGGCGGTGAGCCACTTTTAAGGGATGATATTTTTGAGTTGGTAGCTCACGCCAGGAGCAAAGGTTTGCGGCCGGTATTTGGGACAAACGGAACACTTATTACCCCGGAAGTTGCCAGAAAGTTAAAAGCTGCCGGAGCTTTAGGAATGGGTATTAGTTTAGACAGTGTAGACCCTGATAAACATGATCAGTTCAGGGCTACTCCCGGAGCGTGGGAAGGTGCTGTAAGGGGAATGCAAAACTGCCGCAAAGCGGGCCTGCCCTTTCAGATTCACACTACCGTTGTAGATTGGAATTATAATGAGGTTGAAGCTTTAACAGACTTTACCGTGCGTCAGGGTGGGGTAGCACACCATATCTTTTTTCTGGTTCCCACCGGTCGGGCTGTAAATATCGAAACAGAAACCTTAAAAGCCGAACAGTATGAAAATCTTTTGCACCGGATCATGAAAAAACAGCAGGAGGTAGATATTGAACTCAAACCTACCTGCGCCCCACAGTTTATGCGCATAGCCAGGCAAATGGGGCTGAATCTTCGTTTTCAAAGGGGCTGCCTGGCCGGAACAGGTTATTGTATTATCAGTCCCAAAGGTGACGTACAGCCCTGTGCTTATCTTAATATTCCGCTGGGGAATGTAAGAGAAACACCTTTTAGTGAGATTTGGAAAAATAATGAGGTATTAAAAGAGCTAAGAACTTTAAACTATAAAGGTGGCTGCGGCACCTGTGAATATAAAAAGGTTTGCGGGGGATGCCGGGCCCGGGCCTATTATTACCATGATCACGATTACATGGCAGAAGAGCCCTGGTGCCTTTACCACGGACGAAAGGGTTATTAA
- a CDS encoding phasin family protein — protein sequence MDLPKKLMLIGIGALSLTKEKSEKLLNELTEKGQENSDEVKNVLNELKNKGENEQENIKQTIKKQLEELSNQLNLATKEELNQIDERLKRLEAHIFPNNMTD from the coding sequence ATGGACTTACCTAAGAAATTAATGCTAATAGGAATTGGTGCACTGTCACTTACAAAAGAAAAATCAGAGAAATTATTGAACGAACTTACAGAAAAAGGACAAGAAAATTCAGATGAGGTAAAAAACGTCCTAAATGAATTAAAGAACAAAGGAGAAAATGAGCAGGAGAATATCAAGCAAACCATAAAAAAACAATTAGAAGAACTTTCAAACCAATTAAACCTGGCTACAAAAGAAGAACTAAATCAAATCGATGAACGGTTAAAACGTTTAGAAGCACATATTTTTCCAAATAATATGACTGATTAA
- a CDS encoding redox-sensing transcriptional repressor Rex: protein MKSLRVPEATVTRLSVYSRFLERLDKNGITTVSSGDIADGVGVSPAQVRKDLAYFGEFGTRGVGYNVKDLMRYTQKILGLDRNWSLILVGAGNLGYALCTHKGFNARGFTIVGVFDNDLSKIGKRIQDLEVYPLEKMPEIIEKYKARIGIIAVPSRNAQETADLLVKNKLEAILNFAPVAINVPDHIEVRNVDLSVKLEILTFNLGLRSHNN from the coding sequence ATGAAAAGTTTAAGAGTACCGGAAGCTACGGTTACCAGGCTATCCGTTTACTCACGATTTTTAGAGAGATTAGACAAAAACGGAATAACAACCGTATCCTCCGGTGATATTGCTGACGGTGTTGGGGTTAGCCCAGCTCAGGTACGAAAGGATTTAGCATATTTCGGTGAGTTTGGAACCCGGGGTGTAGGTTATAATGTAAAAGACTTAATGCGTTACACACAAAAAATTCTCGGCCTGGATCGTAACTGGTCATTAATTCTCGTTGGCGCGGGAAACCTCGGATATGCTTTATGTACACACAAAGGGTTTAACGCCAGAGGATTTACCATTGTTGGAGTATTTGATAATGATTTAAGCAAGATCGGCAAAAGAATTCAGGATTTAGAAGTTTATCCATTAGAAAAAATGCCGGAAATTATTGAAAAATATAAAGCAAGAATCGGAATCATTGCAGTACCCTCAAGAAATGCACAAGAAACAGCCGATCTGCTGGTAAAAAATAAGCTGGAAGCAATACTGAATTTTGCACCTGTAGCTATTAATGTTCCTGATCACATTGAGGTACGTAATGTTGATCTGTCTGTGAAATTAGAAATATTAACCTTTAATCTGGGCCTCAGGTCCCACAACAATTAG
- a CDS encoding AAA family ATPase encodes MKLFKNPNIIRDYLSGQSYLADDRLATTVYLAWQLKKPLLVEGPAGVGKTELARALARAMQTDLVRLQCYPGLDEAKALYEWHYQKQLLYIQSSRQDSVGWKELQDDIFSIEFLLERPLLKAFMSPRPVVLLIDELDKSDEELESFLLEALSDYQVSIPELGTVKAKHIPLVILTSNNTRDFSDAMKRRCLHLYIPYPTIEQETAIILMKVPQIKKQLASRLVEFIQTIRKLPLKKTPSVAETLDWARTLVLLGCKSLEPHTVRLSLNVLLKYEQDIEKVNEKLTGLIPEQNNEESEENQEEDCKAAAKTKSEQPLWMSRFDF; translated from the coding sequence ATGAAATTATTTAAGAATCCAAATATAATTAGAGATTATTTGTCCGGCCAATCATACCTGGCCGATGATAGATTGGCAACAACTGTATATTTGGCCTGGCAGCTTAAAAAACCTCTTTTGGTAGAGGGACCTGCCGGAGTTGGAAAAACCGAATTAGCACGGGCGCTGGCCCGGGCCATGCAAACTGACCTTGTTCGCCTGCAGTGTTACCCGGGGCTGGATGAGGCCAAAGCTTTATACGAATGGCATTATCAAAAGCAATTATTATATATACAATCATCCCGTCAGGATAGTGTAGGCTGGAAAGAGCTGCAAGATGATATTTTTTCTATTGAATTTCTATTGGAGAGGCCGTTATTAAAGGCTTTTATGTCTCCCCGGCCAGTGGTGCTGTTAATTGATGAATTGGATAAGAGTGATGAGGAGTTAGAGAGTTTCCTCTTAGAGGCACTATCTGATTATCAGGTTTCAATTCCTGAGCTGGGTACAGTTAAGGCTAAACATATACCTTTAGTAATCCTGACCAGCAATAATACCAGGGATTTCAGTGATGCCATGAAAAGACGCTGCTTACATCTATATATACCTTATCCTACAATAGAGCAGGAAACAGCAATTATTTTAATGAAGGTGCCCCAAATAAAAAAACAGCTGGCGTCTCGTTTGGTCGAGTTTATTCAAACGATACGTAAGCTGCCCTTAAAAAAGACTCCCAGTGTGGCAGAAACTTTAGACTGGGCCAGAACTTTAGTACTTTTGGGATGCAAAAGTTTGGAGCCTCATACTGTACGTCTTTCCTTAAACGTATTGTTGAAATATGAACAAGATATTGAGAAGGTTAATGAAAAACTAACCGGTTTAATACCGGAACAAAATAATGAGGAATCGGAAGAGAATCAAGAAGAAGATTGTAAAGCTGCAGCAAAAACAAAAAGCGAGCAGCCCTTATGGATGTCCCGCTTTGATTTTTAA
- a CDS encoding 4Fe-4S binding protein, producing the protein MAEEKKQYKFDYVINPDECMSCAACEVECADNSVFVDDTVHYAINLDSCKRCGKCFRACPVGAIARVKK; encoded by the coding sequence ATGGCTGAGGAGAAAAAACAATACAAGTTTGATTATGTTATTAATCCGGATGAATGCATGTCCTGTGCAGCATGTGAAGTTGAATGCGCAGATAATAGCGTATTTGTAGATGATACTGTACATTACGCTATTAATTTAGATAGCTGTAAACGCTGCGGTAAATGCTTTAGAGCATGTCCTGTAGGAGCTATCGCCAGAGTTAAAAAATAA
- the ahbB gene encoding siroheme decarboxylase subunit beta has protein sequence MLTEFEKQIVRELQNGLPLVSRPYQVIAERLGLSEEELMNKIKEFLDRGLMRRFGAAVRHQDLGYVANAMVVWEIPEDQILIVGQKMASFTEVSHCYQRPTYPDWPYNLFTMVHGQTKEECLAAAKRLSEATGMKKYKLMFSTAELKKSSMKYFV, from the coding sequence ATGCTTACGGAGTTTGAAAAACAAATCGTACGGGAATTACAGAACGGTTTGCCCCTGGTCAGCCGCCCTTACCAGGTTATTGCCGAGCGCCTGGGGTTAAGTGAAGAAGAGTTAATGAATAAAATTAAAGAATTTCTGGACCGGGGACTGATGCGGCGCTTTGGGGCCGCAGTGAGACATCAAGATTTAGGTTATGTAGCTAATGCCATGGTGGTTTGGGAGATACCAGAGGATCAGATATTAATAGTAGGACAAAAAATGGCCAGTTTTACCGAGGTAAGTCACTGTTATCAAAGGCCCACTTACCCGGACTGGCCATATAACTTATTTACCATGGTTCATGGTCAAACTAAAGAGGAATGTCTGGCAGCAGCAAAACGACTCTCCGAAGCCACTGGAATGAAAAAGTATAAATTAATGTTTAGCACGGCAGAATTAAAAAAAAGCAGTATGAAATATTTTGTATAG
- a CDS encoding YkgJ family cysteine cluster protein translates to MQLTQIEIYDGINFADKNLIFNQLNEAYKEIPDLKCNLCGQCCLDSPRITLLEYLNIYKYIRDELKPYWQVIIEKSIQNYFLNLVKTPLKCPFLDDNNKCIIYQVRPFNCRTFGHKTKEETEANSQAFAKNILEQIKSYWQKFEIIIPDEVINAKPYYCDQVKPLKGDILGVKNITLLMNKITAVERKMFSIEIIMSNENYVPFYNHLVNTIIGVRASKKLPDIMKEYLDHGTSKIMDEFLSKAVKYEF, encoded by the coding sequence TTGCAACTTACTCAAATTGAAATTTATGATGGAATTAACTTTGCTGATAAGAATTTAATATTTAACCAGCTAAATGAAGCTTATAAAGAAATTCCGGATTTAAAATGTAACTTGTGCGGACAATGCTGTTTAGACAGCCCAAGAATCACACTGCTCGAATATTTAAATATATACAAATATATCAGAGATGAGTTAAAGCCCTATTGGCAAGTAATTATTGAAAAATCTATTCAGAATTATTTTCTTAATTTGGTTAAGACACCCCTAAAATGCCCGTTCTTAGATGATAATAATAAATGTATCATCTATCAGGTACGGCCTTTTAACTGCCGGACATTTGGACACAAAACAAAAGAAGAGACTGAAGCAAACTCACAGGCATTTGCAAAAAACATTTTGGAGCAAATAAAAAGCTACTGGCAGAAATTTGAAATAATTATCCCGGATGAAGTAATAAATGCCAAACCATACTATTGCGATCAGGTTAAGCCCTTAAAAGGGGATATTCTTGGTGTAAAGAACATAACTTTATTAATGAATAAAATAACTGCAGTCGAGCGAAAAATGTTTTCTATAGAAATTATTATGAGTAATGAAAATTATGTACCGTTTTATAATCATTTAGTTAATACAATTATAGGCGTCAGAGCATCTAAAAAACTTCCGGACATTATGAAAGAATATCTTGATCACGGAACGAGTAAAATAATGGATGAATTCTTGTCTAAAGCTGTTAAATATGAGTTCTAG
- the hemL gene encoding glutamate-1-semialdehyde 2,1-aminomutase yields the protein MFKGLEKSEIMFKEAQKYIPGGVNSPVRAFKSVSLTPPFIVRGNGSKITDVDENTYIDYVGSWGPLILGHRHPEVISALQDCLERGTSYGAPTELETELAKMITDAVKSVEMVRMVNSGTEATMSALRLARGYTGRDKIVKFEGSYHGHADFLLIKAGSGALTLGVPTSPGVPANTAANTITARYNDVDMLKEIFAQEGNNIAAVIIEPVSGNMGVIPPLPGFLEAVREITREYGSLLIFDEVMTGFRVAYGGAQALYGIDPDLTCFGKIIGGGLPVGAYGGKRVIMEQVAPSGPVYQAGTLSGNPLAVTAGLATLKVLSRPGVYEELEQKSAALAAGLAEAAKDSGAKVTFNRVGSMLCTFFTDTKVINFNTASTSDTKMFARYFKAMLKEGIYLAPSQFEAAFVSLAHSEDDITKTIEAARKSFKAAVL from the coding sequence ATGTTCAAAGGTCTGGAAAAATCAGAAATTATGTTTAAAGAAGCGCAAAAATATATTCCCGGCGGGGTTAACAGCCCTGTACGGGCTTTTAAATCAGTTAGTTTAACACCACCTTTTATTGTGCGGGGAAATGGCTCAAAAATTACTGATGTTGACGAAAATACATACATAGATTATGTTGGGTCCTGGGGTCCGCTAATTCTGGGACACCGCCACCCTGAAGTTATTAGCGCTTTACAGGACTGTCTGGAGAGGGGTACCAGTTATGGTGCTCCCACTGAGCTTGAAACCGAACTGGCCAAAATGATTACTGATGCGGTAAAATCAGTCGAAATGGTACGGATGGTTAATTCCGGTACTGAGGCTACCATGAGTGCCTTACGTTTGGCCAGAGGATACACGGGAAGAGATAAGATTGTTAAATTTGAGGGCAGCTACCACGGTCATGCCGACTTTTTGTTGATTAAAGCAGGCTCAGGGGCCTTAACACTGGGTGTGCCAACCAGCCCCGGCGTACCTGCTAATACTGCTGCCAATACTATTACAGCCCGTTATAATGATGTCGATATGCTTAAAGAAATATTTGCTCAAGAGGGTAATAACATTGCCGCAGTTATTATTGAGCCGGTTTCCGGCAATATGGGCGTAATTCCACCACTTCCCGGTTTTTTGGAAGCAGTAAGAGAGATTACCCGGGAATATGGCAGTCTTTTAATTTTTGATGAGGTGATGACCGGCTTTAGAGTAGCTTACGGCGGAGCACAGGCCCTTTACGGTATAGATCCGGACTTAACCTGTTTTGGTAAAATTATTGGTGGCGGTTTGCCCGTAGGAGCATATGGTGGTAAAAGGGTAATCATGGAACAGGTTGCTCCTTCCGGGCCGGTTTACCAGGCCGGTACACTTTCCGGTAATCCACTGGCAGTTACCGCCGGGTTGGCAACATTAAAGGTTTTAAGCCGCCCGGGCGTTTATGAAGAGTTGGAACAAAAATCTGCTGCCTTAGCTGCGGGACTGGCCGAAGCAGCAAAAGATAGCGGTGCTAAGGTTACTTTTAACCGTGTCGGCTCGATGCTTTGTACTTTCTTTACCGACACTAAAGTAATTAATTTTAATACCGCCAGCACATCCGATACCAAAATGTTTGCCCGCTACTTTAAAGCAATGCTTAAAGAAGGTATTTATCTGGCTCCTTCACAATTTGAAGCAGCGTTTGTCTCCCTGGCGCATAGTGAAGATGACATCACCAAAACAATAGAGGCAGCAAGAAAATCCTTTAAAGCTGCGGTTTTATGA
- a CDS encoding nucleotide-binding protein encodes MKLAISGKGGVGKTTVSSALVSLFSKTHQTVYAIDADPDACLAAAVGIPDAAIKNLKPMVEMKDVISAKTGEGVFYNLNPKVDDVIDEYSIKLNNIRFLRMGGIKKGGSSCYCRENTFLYAIVNSLLLDQDDVVIMDMGAGIEHLSRGTAKGVDIMLVVIEPSKNSVNTARLVQKLAGDLGIKKVMFIGNKIRNQRDKDFISSKFSDNEILGFINFDESVWNNSMLEETATISSQSLLFDMQKIYNKIIEEVNAE; translated from the coding sequence TTGAAGCTAGCAATTTCAGGAAAAGGCGGAGTAGGAAAAACAACAGTATCGTCAGCCCTGGTTAGTTTATTTTCCAAAACACATCAAACTGTTTACGCCATTGATGCTGATCCCGATGCTTGTCTAGCTGCTGCTGTAGGAATTCCTGATGCAGCAATAAAAAATTTGAAACCCATGGTAGAAATGAAAGACGTTATAAGTGCAAAAACGGGAGAAGGAGTTTTCTATAACCTAAATCCTAAGGTAGACGATGTAATAGATGAATATAGTATTAAACTTAATAATATTCGTTTTTTAAGAATGGGTGGAATAAAAAAAGGTGGTTCATCCTGCTACTGTAGAGAAAATACTTTTTTATACGCAATAGTAAATTCTCTTCTTTTAGATCAAGATGACGTAGTAATTATGGATATGGGTGCAGGAATTGAACATCTTTCAAGGGGAACAGCCAAAGGCGTAGATATAATGCTTGTAGTTATAGAGCCAAGCAAAAACAGTGTTAATACAGCTCGATTGGTTCAGAAGCTAGCAGGAGATTTAGGTATAAAAAAAGTAATGTTCATTGGTAATAAAATTAGAAATCAGAGAGACAAGGATTTTATCAGCAGTAAATTTTCTGACAATGAAATATTAGGTTTTATTAATTTTGATGAAAGTGTTTGGAACAACTCTATGTTGGAAGAGACAGCAACTATCTCTTCACAAAGTTTACTTTTTGATATGCAGAAAATCTATAACAAAATAATTGAAGAAGTAAATGCTGAATAA
- a CDS encoding VWA domain-containing protein, with protein MLYRIPEFIQLCRQAGLKIAPSEVSDLLEAINLLGWQKENVYEAMLTTLVKEEKDRISFEKLFHYFYDYLAKNDLASQVDIDELIKNPPRMEPGEFLTKLSCLKNWIKDSLSICNDECKENCEGNTVTTGGRGGSGQGKSAKPAMSSADKLVLLLQTGSIDDLKAFTREHIDQLKSLKEQQSPDFTSSLQELKVSMSWAEAQHTIKQKNVTENLSEVLKWQENNKQLNRIIRDELEKAFLRKWPEKAINQIIKNVNTKELEFNRLSEDQVDEIRKALKRLTRKLAARCGYRYTRARRGMIDLRRTSSRSVQTGGIPLKLFYRHRIKDKPEMAVIYDLSGSVALFSEFMLQLVYTLHKSFKKVHSFAFVDQIAETTDFIKGENLTREIKEIIEKTKISKTNFSNYGHVWKQFVEQYLKILTPKTTILILGDARNNWNPTGEEYLEVIKKASKKIIWLNPAPLEKWNTEDSIINIYAPYCHQVFECRNLHQLEAAALRIF; from the coding sequence GTGCTATATAGAATACCGGAGTTTATTCAATTATGTCGTCAAGCCGGTCTAAAAATTGCACCCAGTGAGGTTTCAGATTTATTAGAGGCCATTAATTTACTGGGCTGGCAAAAAGAAAACGTTTATGAGGCTATGTTAACAACTTTAGTAAAAGAAGAAAAAGACCGGATCTCTTTTGAAAAGCTATTTCATTACTTCTATGATTACCTGGCAAAAAACGATCTTGCTTCTCAAGTAGATATAGATGAACTTATAAAAAATCCACCGAGGATGGAACCCGGTGAGTTTCTTACAAAGCTCTCATGCTTAAAAAATTGGATTAAGGATTCTTTATCAATATGCAATGATGAATGCAAGGAAAACTGCGAAGGTAATACAGTTACAACCGGCGGAAGAGGGGGCTCCGGTCAGGGCAAATCCGCTAAACCGGCCATGTCATCTGCTGATAAGCTGGTCTTACTGCTGCAAACAGGCAGTATCGATGATCTGAAAGCCTTTACAAGAGAACACATCGATCAGCTCAAATCACTCAAAGAACAACAGTCACCTGATTTTACAAGCTCCCTTCAAGAGCTGAAAGTAAGTATGAGCTGGGCTGAAGCACAACACACTATTAAGCAAAAGAATGTCACAGAAAACCTGTCAGAGGTTCTTAAATGGCAGGAAAACAACAAACAACTTAATAGAATAATTCGAGATGAACTGGAAAAAGCTTTTCTTAGGAAATGGCCTGAAAAAGCAATTAATCAAATTATAAAAAACGTTAACACAAAAGAGTTAGAATTTAACCGGTTAAGTGAGGATCAAGTTGACGAAATCAGAAAAGCATTAAAACGTCTGACTCGTAAACTTGCTGCCCGCTGCGGGTATCGCTATACACGGGCCCGCCGGGGTATGATTGATCTCCGGCGCACATCTTCAAGATCTGTCCAAACAGGCGGAATACCTTTAAAACTTTTCTATAGACATAGGATTAAGGACAAACCCGAAATGGCAGTTATCTATGATTTATCGGGCTCTGTAGCTCTTTTCAGTGAATTTATGCTCCAGTTAGTCTACACCTTGCACAAGAGCTTTAAGAAGGTTCATTCTTTCGCCTTTGTAGATCAAATTGCAGAAACTACTGATTTTATAAAAGGTGAAAACCTGACCCGGGAGATAAAAGAAATTATTGAGAAAACCAAAATTTCAAAAACAAATTTCTCAAATTACGGACATGTATGGAAGCAATTTGTCGAGCAATATTTAAAAATCTTGACCCCTAAAACAACAATATTAATACTGGGGGATGCACGTAATAATTGGAATCCAACCGGAGAAGAATATCTCGAAGTTATAAAAAAAGCCAGTAAAAAAATTATCTGGTTAAATCCTGCACCCCTAGAAAAATGGAATACTGAAGATAGTATAATTAATATTTACGCACCTTACTGCCACCAGGTATTTGAATGCCGCAATTTACACCAGTTAGAAGCGGCAGCTTTAAGAATTTTTTAA
- the hemB gene encoding porphobilinogen synthase, producing the protein MIFPIIRPRRLRTTETLRSMVRENHLHIEDLIYPLFVAHGQGVRKAVEAMPGVYNLSIDNLLPEIEELIKLGIPGIILFGIPEQKDEKGSEAYAEEGIIQKAIRAVKKEYPDFLVITDVCLCEYTDHGHCGVIHEGQVLNDPTLELLACTALSHARAGADMVAPSDMMDGRVAAIRSRLDEEGFSHIPIMAYSAKYASAFYGPFREAAGSAPQFGDRKAYQMDPANASEALRETRLDIDEGADIVMVKPALAYMDIIRIVKDMFKYPVAAYNVSGEYAMVKAAAKKGWVDEKRIVLETLTGLKRAGADIIITYHAKDVARWLKEG; encoded by the coding sequence GTGATTTTTCCCATCATTCGTCCCCGTCGACTGCGGACAACTGAAACTTTACGCAGTATGGTGCGGGAAAACCATCTGCATATAGAGGATCTTATTTATCCCCTGTTTGTAGCACACGGGCAGGGAGTAAGAAAAGCTGTCGAGGCCATGCCGGGGGTATATAACTTATCAATAGATAATCTATTACCTGAGATTGAAGAATTAATCAAGCTGGGTATACCTGGTATAATCTTATTTGGTATACCCGAACAAAAAGATGAAAAGGGCAGCGAGGCATACGCTGAAGAAGGAATTATTCAAAAAGCGATACGTGCTGTTAAAAAAGAATATCCGGATTTTTTAGTTATTACCGATGTATGTCTCTGCGAGTACACTGATCACGGTCACTGCGGTGTTATTCATGAGGGACAGGTACTAAACGACCCGACTTTAGAACTTTTGGCCTGCACTGCACTATCACATGCCCGCGCAGGAGCCGATATGGTAGCTCCTTCAGACATGATGGACGGAAGAGTAGCAGCCATTCGCAGTAGGCTGGACGAAGAGGGCTTCAGCCATATACCTATAATGGCCTATTCCGCTAAATATGCATCTGCCTTTTACGGACCGTTTAGAGAAGCAGCAGGGTCGGCTCCACAGTTCGGAGACCGCAAAGCTTACCAAATGGATCCGGCTAATGCCAGTGAAGCCCTGCGTGAGACCCGGCTGGATATTGATGAGGGAGCAGACATTGTGATGGTAAAGCCGGCCTTAGCCTATATGGACATAATCCGAATAGTAAAGGATATGTTTAAATATCCTGTTGCAGCCTATAATGTCAGCGGGGAATATGCTATGGTTAAAGCTGCTGCAAAGAAGGGCTGGGTAGACGAAAAAAGAATCGTGCTGGAAACACTTACCGGACTCAAACGTGCCGGTGCAGATATAATTATAACTTATCACGCTAAAGATGTAGCGAGGTGGTTAAAGGAGGGGTAG
- the ahbA gene encoding siroheme decarboxylase subunit alpha, giving the protein MLLDQLDKKLLNLIQSDFPITAKPYQELAEKLATTEEDIINRIGRLQEQGVIRRLGGIFDSRSLGYTGTLCAMKVPPERISEVAAVINKYPGITHNYLREHNYNMWFTLLADSEENISDILNEIKTKTGIRQLINLPAQNIFKIKVNFDTEV; this is encoded by the coding sequence ATGTTACTGGATCAACTGGATAAAAAACTGCTAAATCTAATCCAATCCGATTTTCCTATAACAGCAAAGCCCTATCAGGAACTGGCAGAAAAACTGGCTACAACTGAAGAAGATATAATAAACCGCATCGGTCGGCTTCAGGAACAGGGAGTAATTCGCCGTTTAGGTGGGATTTTTGATTCCCGCAGCCTGGGTTATACCGGTACATTATGTGCCATGAAAGTACCGCCGGAAAGGATATCTGAAGTGGCAGCAGTAATCAATAAATATCCCGGAATAACGCATAACTACCTGCGGGAACATAACTACAATATGTGGTTTACACTGTTGGCGGATTCTGAAGAAAATATCTCTGATATATTAAATGAAATTAAAACTAAAACAGGCATTCGGCAATTAATTAATTTGCCTGCCCAAAATATTTTTAAAATTAAAGTTAACTTCGACACTGAGGTGTAA
- the nirJ1 gene encoding putative heme d1 biosynthesis radical SAM protein NirJ1 — protein sequence MISITKLLCDSDNFGDSLRYSSGSRGQVHGTVAGRGPVVVWNTTRTCNLKCIHCYSNSDHKKYEGELNTVEAKQFIEDLADFKVPVILFSGGEPLIRPDFFELVTYAKKFGIRSTVSTNGTLITGEVAQKLKAAGVGYVGISLDGIGENNDRFRGHQGAFEAALRGIRNCIAVGQRVGLRFTINRHNYQELNDIFDLVEKENIPRVCFYHLVYSGRGEEMIDQDISHAETRAALDLIIERTLDFHKRGLQKEILTVDNHADAVYLYLKLLKSDPARAEKVMELLQHNGGNRTGIAIGEVDWYGNVHPDQFTQNHTFGNVRERKFGEIWTDMTHPILAGLKDRKPLLKGRCASCRWLSICNGNFRARAEAVSGDFWESDPACYLTDEEIGIEA from the coding sequence AACTAAACTGCTATGCGATTCGGATAATTTCGGAGACAGTCTGCGCTACAGCAGCGGTTCCCGCGGGCAGGTACACGGTACAGTGGCCGGCCGCGGTCCTGTCGTTGTCTGGAATACCACCCGCACCTGTAATCTAAAATGCATCCATTGCTATTCCAATTCCGATCATAAAAAATACGAAGGCGAGCTTAACACTGTTGAGGCCAAACAATTCATTGAAGATTTGGCTGATTTTAAAGTACCGGTGATTCTTTTTTCCGGTGGTGAACCTTTAATCAGACCGGACTTTTTTGAACTGGTAACTTACGCCAAAAAGTTCGGTATTCGTAGCACTGTATCTACCAACGGTACACTGATAACCGGTGAAGTTGCCCAAAAATTAAAAGCAGCCGGAGTTGGCTACGTTGGTATCAGTTTAGACGGAATCGGTGAAAACAACGACCGGTTTCGCGGCCACCAAGGTGCCTTTGAAGCTGCCTTAAGAGGTATTCGCAACTGCATTGCGGTAGGCCAAAGGGTTGGTCTGCGCTTTACTATTAACAGGCACAATTACCAAGAACTAAATGACATTTTTGATTTAGTAGAGAAGGAAAACATACCGCGGGTATGTTTTTATCACTTGGTTTACTCGGGCCGGGGTGAGGAAATGATCGACCAGGATATTTCCCACGCAGAAACCCGGGCCGCATTAGACCTAATTATTGAGCGGACCTTAGACTTCCACAAAAGAGGGCTGCAAAAGGAAATCCTTACTGTAGATAATCATGCCGATGCAGTATATCTCTACCTAAAGCTTTTAAAATCCGATCCCGCCAGAGCTGAAAAGGTAATGGAACTCCTACAGCATAACGGCGGCAACCGTACCGGAATTGCAATCGGCGAAGTAGACTGGTACGGCAATGTACACCCGGATCAATTTACCCAAAATCATACCTTTGGAAATGTCCGGGAGCGAAAATTCGGTGAGATCTGGACAGATATGACTCACCCCATTTTAGCCGGGCTAAAAGACCGCAAACCATTATTAAAGGGGCGCTGTGCCTCCTGCCGCTGGTTAAGTATCTGCAATGGCAATTTTAGGGCCCGTGCTGAAGCCGTGAGCGGAGATTTTTGGGAATCTGACCCGGCCTGTTATTTAACAGATGAAGAAATTGGTATAGAAGCATAG